The Bacillus sp. F19 DNA segment AACGCCAAACACTTTCCCTACTTCTTCAAGTGTTCTTGTACGGCCGTCATCCAGTCCGAAACGAAGACGCAGAACGTTTTCTTCACGGTCAGTCAATGTATCCAGTACATCTTCAAGCTGTTCTTTTAACAGCTCGTAAGCAGCATGTTCGGAAGGAGAAGTTGCATCTTGATCCTCAATAAAATCTCCAAGATGTGAATCATCTTCTTCACCAATTGGTGTTTCAAGAGATACCGGTTCTTGTGCAATTTTTAGAATCTCTCTTACTTTATCAGGAGTTAAATCCATGTCTTCTGCAATTTCTTCCGGAGATGGTTCACGTCCTAAATCCTGAAGAAGCTGACGCTGAACACGAATCAATTTATTTATTGTCTCAACCATGTGTACCGGAATACGAATGGTTCTTGCCTGATCAGCTATGGCTCTTGTTATAGCCTGGCGAATCCACCAAGTAGCATAGGTACTGAATTTAAATCCTTTGCGGTAATCGAACTTCTCTACAGCTTTCATTAAGCCCATATTGCCTTCTTGGATAAGATCCAAAAACAGCATTCCACGGCCGACATATCTTTTAGCGATACTTACAACAAGACGAAGGTTGGCTTCTGCGAGTCTTCTCTTCGCTTCTTCATCGCCTTCTTCAATGCGGTTTGCAAGCTTAATTTCTTCATCTGCAGTTAAAAGATCTACCCGGCCTATTTCTTTCAGATACATACGCACAGGATCATTGATCTTAACACCTGGAGGCACGCTTAAATCATTAAGATCAAATTCTTCTTCCTTCGCCAGCTGCTGTATATTGGGATCATCAGTCGATTCATTATCACCAACTAATTCAACGCCCTGCTCGCCAAGGTATTCATAATACTCATCCATTTGGTCTGATTCAATTTCGAAGCCAGACATGCGCTCAGCAATCTCTTCGTATGTTAAAACTCCACGTTTTTTTCCGATTTCAGTTAATTGGTCTTTTGCTTGTTCCAATGTCAATTCAGAATCATGGGTTTGTTTATCAGCCATTGGATCCCCTCCTTCCAAACTCTTGCAATTAATGCTTTATGTGAATGGGCTAAATGATTTATGAAACCGATTAGCCGCAATGAATCTCTAAGTGTTGCGCAAGTCATTCGTCAGCCCTCATTTAAGATCGCGCTTAAGCCTTATGACTTCCATGGCGATATTGGCAGCCTTGACGAAATCCTTTTGGCGCTCTGCTTCATGCTTTTCAGCTTCTTTTTCTTTTATCATTAACCAATTTTGGTGATTCAACACCTGTTTAATATAATCTGACAGCTCCCGCTCAGATATTTCTTCGTTTACCGAGAGCATAGCTATATCTGAAACAAACTGATGAAGCTGATTGTCCGGCAGTTTTCTCAGAAACGAGCTGACATTTGCTTCATTTCCATCTTCGTAATAAGCATATAAGTACGTAATTATCGCTCTGTGCTCTTCTATATTGAATTGAAGTCCTATACGGTCAAGCACTTTTTGTGCAATGTCCCTATTGCGCAGCATATGCGCTATAAGAAGTCTTTCAGCATTATGAAATGCCGGCAGAAGCCTTCTTTGCTTAGGTTTCATCACATGCTGGACAGGAGTGCTCTGCTGCTGCTCCTTTTTTCGTTCAGGCTTTTGGCCTGATCTTTTATCCTGGATTTGACTCTTCAGAACATCCATCGATAATGAAAATTCTCCGGACAGCTGTTTTAAATACAGTTCGATTTCCACTGGATTTTCAAGGAGGCTGAGTTCTTTCAGTATTTCTTCTATATACTGCAGTCTTTGTCCTTCATCTTGAAGATTTTTTCCTTTGCGGAAAACCTGCATTTTAAAAGCCATTAACGTAATGCTTGCCCCTATTACATCTTTTTTGAACTTTTCTGCTCCGAATGTACGGATGTAGTCATCAGGGTCTGTTCCATCAGGCAGCGCGGCAACTCTCATTTTGCAGCCGGCAGCAGCAAGTGTTTTAGAAGCTCTTAATGTTGCTTCAAGTCCTGCAGAATCAGAATCATAACAGATTATAACATCTCCGGCGTTTCTTTTGATGATTTTTGCCTGAGCTTCTGTCAGTGATGTTCCCATCGTTGCAATTGAATGCTGCACATCTGAACGTACAGCAGAAATTACATCTGCAAAACCTTCAAATAAGACAACTTGCTGATTTTTTCGTATATGTACTCTTGCCTGATGAAAATTATAAAGAACTTTGCTTTTGTTAAAAATAGGTGTTTCGGGACTATTAAGGAATTTAGGCTGTTCTTTTCCAAGCACCCTCCCTGAAAACGCAATGGTCCGGCCGGTATGATCAAGGATTGGAAACATAATCCGATTGCGAAAACGGTCCAGATACCCATCCGAGGAGCTTTTCTTAACAAGCAGACCTGCTTTTTCCATCATCTGAGGTTCGTAACCCCGTTTTGTCAAAAACTTGGCGACGAAATCCCAGGAATCAAGCGCATAGCCAATTTCGAACTGTTCAATTGTTTCTTTGGTAAACCCTCTTGCTGTTAAATAATCGAAGGCAGCTTGCCCTTCTTTTGTGTTTACAAGTAAATGATGATAAAACTTCTTCAGCAGTTCATGTGCTTCGATCATTTTTTCATCATCGCTGTTTGCATCTTTTGGCTGAACTGCGTTAAGCTGATCCGGAAGATCAATATGCATTTTTTCAGCGAGTGCCGAAGCTGCTTCAACAAATGAATAGCCTTCAATTTGCATCAAGAATGAAAAGACGTTCCCGCCGGCGCCACATCCAAAGCAATGGTAGATCTGCTTATCATGTGAAACGGAGAACGATGGTGATTTTTCGCCATGAAATGGGCATAGCCCAAAATGATTTCTTCCCTGCTTCTTCAATTGAACATATTCACTGACAACATCAACGATGTCTGCCGATTGCTGAATTTTATCGATTATTTCATCGGGAATTCGATTTCCCATACCAACAACTCCGTGATACAAATATTCGCGATTTAACCACTAATTCCTGCATCTTTCGACAAAATCTTTTCCAGTGTGAAAATAAAACTGTCTCTGTCTGATTGGGTAAACTTTTTGGGGCCTTTTGTATGCTTTCCGCCTCGGCGTTCTTTCGCAGAAAGATACCTGAACTCAAGCGCCATCTCAATATTTTCTTCTGTATACTGTTTACCCCGCGGTGTCATGACTCTAACCCCTTTTTTCAGCAGCAGACCTGCAAGACCAATATCCTGCGTCACAACTAGATCATGGCGATAAGAATGATTAACGATGTATAAATCAGCAGATTCTTTGCCGGTGTCCACATAAACCCAATCATATCCGTATGTATTTGATGTTTTATGGTTATAAGACGCAACAAACAGGACGTTGATTTGATAATGGGCAGCTAGATCAGCGATTTCCTGTTTAACAGGACAGGCATCTGCATCGACAATTATCTGCATCTTTTTTTCGTCATCTTTCACTATTCTACATCACTCCGATAGATTCCTTCTTAACCTTTTAGAAAAGATTGCGAGGAAAACAAGACTGAATTTGTCGAATTATTTTTCACTACTTCACTTGACAGATCACAATAAATAGTTTATTCGTTCTTAGTCAAGTCTAAACCTAAAATAAGTAATTTTATCACAATTTTTTATTATAATACAAAGTCTTTAATTTTTCCATTCTTTTTCATGAACTTAAATTGTTAATTTCAGGACATATATAAAACTCAGAGCTTTTGTTTCTCTGAGTTCAATATTCGTGCGGTGATCTTCAGTTATATCCATTCATGATATTTTGGATCATGTTTGCCGTTTCTTCAACAGCTTTATTAGATACATCAATTACCTGGCAGCCTATTCTATCAATAACCTTTTCGAAGTATTCAAGCTCCACTTTGATTCTGTCGATATTAGCATAAATAGCTTTATCATTAAGCCCAAGTGAAATTAATCTTTCTTTTCTAATGTCATTTAATTTATCAGGGCTGATTTTAAGTCCGATGCATTTTTTTGGAGAAACTTTAAATAGTTCCTCTGGAGGTTCGACTTCAGGAACAATCGGCACATTCGCGACCCTAAAGCGCTTATGAGCCAAATACTGAGACAGCGGTGTTTTAGATGTTCTCGATACTCCCACAAGAATAATGTCTGCTTTCATGATGCCGCGAGGATCACGGCCGTCATCATATTTTACAGCAAACTCAATGGCCTCTACCTTTTTGAAGTAATCTTCATCAAGTTTACGGACTCTTCCAGGTTCATATTTTGCATTAATCCCATAAGCAGATTCCATTTTGTCTATTAACGGGCCGATGATATCATAATAGACAACACCTTGTGAATTTGCTTCTTCAATCAGTCCCTTTCTGAGCTCAGGAACGACAAGTGTAAAGCACACAATTGCCTGCTCCAATTTAGCCAGTGCCACCACTTCTTTAATTGTGCCTAAATCTTCAACGTAAGGAATTCGTTTAATTTTTGTATCAGCTGCATTTCCATTAAATTGGCTGATAGCTGCTTTTATAACCAGCTCAGCTGTTTCGCCTACAGAATCTGATACAACATAGACATGACGATTGTTCATACTATTCCCCACTTCCTCAGTTAGATGATTTCATTCTCCGCTAGTCCGACCAATATCTTCGTCATATTTGTTTTTGTAATTCTGCCCGTTACTTCAAAACCTTTGTCCGTCTCTTTAATGACTGGAATAGCATCTATTTGCTTGTTTATTAAAAACTTCGCGACATCCATGATATAATCCTCGCGCCTGCACATTGTAATGTTCGGCATTCTTGTCATAATAATATTCACAGGTATGGATGCAAGTTCCTGCTTTCCGATGCTTGCTCTGAGTAAATCTTTTCTGGACAATACTCCAGCGAGAATAGACCCCTGATCCACTACAAATAAAGTTCCGACATCCTCCAAGAACATCGTAACGATTGCATCATAAACCGATACATTCTCATTTACTACGACCGGAATTGACTGGAAATCTTTCACCTGAAGTTTTTTCAGTTTATCTGACAGAAGTCCGGCTCCTGTTTTACCTGTATAAAAATACCCAACCCTCGGCCTCGCTTCAAGATACCCAGCCATAGTCAATATAGCTAGATCAGGCCGAAGGGTCGCTCTTGTTAAATTCAGCTGATCGGCAATATGTTCACCAGTAATCGGTCCATTGTCTTTTACAATTTGCAGAATGTGTTCCTGCCTTTTATTAAGTTCGATTGTACTCACCGCCTTAAGGTTCCAATACATTTGTATCCGCGTTCTAATTCCCGATGGTTAAATAGGTTATACTATATAAAAATATTATATACTATTTGGACGGATTGAAAAGAACCTTTGGAAAAAGAAATGCGGAACCGACCGCTTAGACCCAACAGACAGATAAGGATCCGACAGAAAAGGCGCTTTTTGCCTTTACTGGCGGAGCCGTTCTGGCCGAGGGGATGGGAGGTGAAGCTGGACACCACGAAATGCTGAACCGACCGCTTAGACGCGAGAGAATGACGATCATTTTTACTTCTTAAACTTCAATCTTTATAAAATGAAGCAGACGATTGCCCTCTTTTAGGCAACCGTCTGACTTTATCATTTTACAATAACAGCATCCATATTAGCAAAGGATTCTATCAATGCAGCAAGCTTTTTCATTTGTGCAAGACGATTATTTTTCAAAGCTTCGTCTTCAGCCATGACCATCGTTTCGTTAAAATACGATTGGATAAATGGCTGCAATGTACGGAGGGATGCAAATGCAGAATTGTACTCACCGTCAGCTGCATGTGCTCCATACTCCTCTTTTACCTGCACATATTGATCATACAGCTCCTGCTCGTCTTTATTTTTAAAGAGCTCAGGATCAACAGCTTCTCCGGATGCTTTTTTCGAGATATTTTGAACTCTCGCAAA contains these protein-coding regions:
- the rpoD gene encoding RNA polymerase sigma factor RpoD; its protein translation is MADKQTHDSELTLEQAKDQLTEIGKKRGVLTYEEIAERMSGFEIESDQMDEYYEYLGEQGVELVGDNESTDDPNIQQLAKEEEFDLNDLSVPPGVKINDPVRMYLKEIGRVDLLTADEEIKLANRIEEGDEEAKRRLAEANLRLVVSIAKRYVGRGMLFLDLIQEGNMGLMKAVEKFDYRKGFKFSTYATWWIRQAITRAIADQARTIRIPVHMVETINKLIRVQRQLLQDLGREPSPEEIAEDMDLTPDKVREILKIAQEPVSLETPIGEEDDSHLGDFIEDQDATSPSEHAAYELLKEQLEDVLDTLTDREENVLRLRFGLDDGRTRTLEEVGKVFGVTRERIRQIEAKALRKLRHPSRSKRLKDFLE
- the dnaG gene encoding DNA primase, with product MGNRIPDEIIDKIQQSADIVDVVSEYVQLKKQGRNHFGLCPFHGEKSPSFSVSHDKQIYHCFGCGAGGNVFSFLMQIEGYSFVEAASALAEKMHIDLPDQLNAVQPKDANSDDEKMIEAHELLKKFYHHLLVNTKEGQAAFDYLTARGFTKETIEQFEIGYALDSWDFVAKFLTKRGYEPQMMEKAGLLVKKSSSDGYLDRFRNRIMFPILDHTGRTIAFSGRVLGKEQPKFLNSPETPIFNKSKVLYNFHQARVHIRKNQQVVLFEGFADVISAVRSDVQHSIATMGTSLTEAQAKIIKRNAGDVIICYDSDSAGLEATLRASKTLAAAGCKMRVAALPDGTDPDDYIRTFGAEKFKKDVIGASITLMAFKMQVFRKGKNLQDEGQRLQYIEEILKELSLLENPVEIELYLKQLSGEFSLSMDVLKSQIQDKRSGQKPERKKEQQQSTPVQHVMKPKQRRLLPAFHNAERLLIAHMLRNRDIAQKVLDRIGLQFNIEEHRAIITYLYAYYEDGNEANVSSFLRKLPDNQLHQFVSDIAMLSVNEEISERELSDYIKQVLNHQNWLMIKEKEAEKHEAERQKDFVKAANIAMEVIRLKRDLK
- a CDS encoding YaiI/YqxD family protein — its product is MQIIVDADACPVKQEIADLAAHYQINVLFVASYNHKTSNTYGYDWVYVDTGKESADLYIVNHSYRHDLVVTQDIGLAGLLLKKGVRVMTPRGKQYTEENIEMALEFRYLSAKERRGGKHTKGPKKFTQSDRDSFIFTLEKILSKDAGISG
- a CDS encoding kinase/pyrophosphorylase, which codes for MNNRHVYVVSDSVGETAELVIKAAISQFNGNAADTKIKRIPYVEDLGTIKEVVALAKLEQAIVCFTLVVPELRKGLIEEANSQGVVYYDIIGPLIDKMESAYGINAKYEPGRVRKLDEDYFKKVEAIEFAVKYDDGRDPRGIMKADIILVGVSRTSKTPLSQYLAHKRFRVANVPIVPEVEPPEELFKVSPKKCIGLKISPDKLNDIRKERLISLGLNDKAIYANIDRIKVELEYFEKVIDRIGCQVIDVSNKAVEETANMIQNIMNGYN
- a CDS encoding helix-turn-helix transcriptional regulator, whose protein sequence is MSTIELNKRQEHILQIVKDNGPITGEHIADQLNLTRATLRPDLAILTMAGYLEARPRVGYFYTGKTGAGLLSDKLKKLQVKDFQSIPVVVNENVSVYDAIVTMFLEDVGTLFVVDQGSILAGVLSRKDLLRASIGKQELASIPVNIIMTRMPNITMCRREDYIMDVAKFLINKQIDAIPVIKETDKGFEVTGRITKTNMTKILVGLAENEII